Proteins from one Ipomoea triloba cultivar NCNSP0323 chromosome 1, ASM357664v1 genomic window:
- the LOC116014825 gene encoding protein DETOXIFICATION 19-like: MLNERVQNLEKREREMESSASEVRSPLVLEAIPNRERWWRRAMDLEESKHQIVFALPMILTNASFYFIPLVSVMFSGHLGQLPLAASNLANSWAFVTGLSFMIGLSGALETLCGQGYGAKLYKMMGIYLQTSCIITFVFCVIVAIIWYFSDSILILLHQEPQIAHMAGQYLKFLIPGLFAYGFVQNLLRFLQTQTVVLPLVVCSMVPLVIHIGIAYVLVRLTSLGFKGAPLAASISLWIAFLMLSAYVMFSEKFKHTWTGFSFESFDHIYKTLKLALPSAAMVCLEYCAFEILVLLAGIMPNSEITTSLVAMCVNTEAIAYMIAYGLSAAASTRVSNELGAGNPNQAKHAMFVALKLCILLAIATALFLIFGHDAWASLFSNSSVVISNFSSMTYLLVTSIIFDFVQGILSGVARGCGWQHLAMCINLATFYFIGMPIAALFAFKLKLYVKGLWIGLICGLVCQACGLLLLSIFTKWSRLVLSTTNNNEKPLLA; the protein is encoded by the exons ATGCTGAATGAGAGAGTTCAAAATttagaaaagagagagagagagatggagagTTCAGCGTCAGAAGTTAGAAGTCCTCTAGTGTTAGAGGCAATTCCAAATAGAGAAAGATGGTGGAGAAGGGCAATGGACTTGGAAGAATCGAAGCATCAAATAGTGTTCGCCTTACCAATGATTCTCACCAACGCCTCTTTCTATTTCATCCCTCTCGTCTCCGTCATGTTTTCCGGCCACCTCGGACAGCTTCCCCTCGCCGCCTCTAATCTCGCCAACTCTTGGGCCTTCGTCACCGGCCTCTCTTTCATG ATTGGCCTAAGTGGTGCACTTGAGACACTATGCGGACAAGGATATGGCGCAAAGTTGTACAAGATGATGGGGATTTACCTCCAGACATCATGCATCATAACCTTTGTTTTCTGCGTCATTGTGGCTATTATTTGGTACTTTTCTGATTCCATTCTGATTTTACTACACCAAGAACCTCAAATAGCACACATGGCTGGCCAGTACCTCAAGTTTCTAATACCCGGATTGTTCGCCTACGGTTTTGTGCAAAACTTGCTTAGATTTTTACAAACACAAACGGTTGTTTTACCATTGGTCGTGTGTTCAATGGTGCCGTTAGTAATCCACATCGGCATCGCATATGttttggttcggttaacgagttTAGGTTTCAAGGGGGCACCCTTGGCTGCTTCCATTTCGTTGTGGATTGCGTTTCTTATGTTAAGCGCTTATGTAATGTTTTCGGAGAAATTCAAGCATACTTGGACGGGATTTTCATTTGAGTCATTTGATCATATCTATAAAACCTTGAAGTTGGCCCTGCCCTCTGCTGCTATGGTGTG CTTGGAATATTGCGCTTTCGAGATTCTGGTGTTGTTGGCAGGCATTATGCCAAACTCGGAAATAACAACTTCACTTGTTGCCATGTG tgTGAATACTGAAGCCATAGCCTACATGATCGCATATGGTCTTAGCGCAGCTGCCAG caCCAGAGTCTCCAATGAGTTAGGAGCCGGGAATCCTAACCAAGCCAAGCACGCCATGTTTGTTGCTCTCAAGTTGTGCATTCTTTTGGCTATTGCAACCGCCCTTTTTCTAATTTTTGGTCACGATGCATGGGCCAGTCTCTTTAGCAATAGCTCGGTTGTAATATCAAATTTCAGTTCAATGACGTACCTTCTCGTTACATCGATCATATTCGATTTTGTCCAAGGAATCTTATCAG GGGTGGCTAGGGGGTGCGGTTGGCAGCACTTGGCTATGTGCATAAACTTGGCAACATTTTATTTCATTGGAATGCCAATTGCTGCACTCTTTGCTTTCAAGTTGAAACTCTATGTCAAG GGGTTGTGGATTGGATTGATCTGTGGTCTGGTTTGTCAAGCTTGCGGTTTGTTGTTGCTCTCCATCTTCACCAAGTGGAGCAGACTGGTACTCTCAACTACCAACAATAATGAAAAACCATTATTGGCTTAA
- the LOC116019635 gene encoding early nodulin-like protein 2 encodes MNTVLTKYFGEIPRTEVNVAEHIIRAHQDAKMRVMTSQINVLEALIDEEMLVDQALREAEKVVVFFASLFFPSYDALEFDVGGNDGWVLNPSESYSHWAARMRFQVNDTLLFRYEKGRESVLEVGEEDYEKCNVENPMKKMEDGYSVLELDRSGPFYFISGIQQNCENGQKIVVVVLAPKHHNAPPPPPSTGGDAPPKGCSSTASPAGVAPWASPHRPSAAPPKGPSGSAPAGSPPAFNAPAKPPAPAGTPEPPSPAYSETPLPTIPVSPAKSPPAGGGCNGSSIRSDPANVHNSPASSPPQSTSAATAAIHLSAILVPTFILTMCFAFGELIIFC; translated from the exons ATGAATACAGTCCTTACCAAGTACTTTGGTGAAATCCCCAGGACAGAAGTCAACGTAGCTGAACATATTATCCGTGCTCACCAGGACGCTAAAATGAGAGTGATGACCTCTCAAATCAACGTCCTTGAAGCTCTAATCGATGAAGAAATGTTGGTCGATCAAGCTTTGAGAGAGGCTGAAAAAG TTGTGGTTTTCTTTGCATCCTTGTTTTTCCCTTCTTACGACGCTTTGGAGTTTGACGTCGGTGGCAACGACGGCTGGGTTTTAAACCCTTCTGAAAGTTATAGCCATTGGGCTGCCCGTATGAGATTTCAAGTTAACGACACTCTAT TGTTTAGGTACGAGAAAGGACGCGAATCGGTGTTGGAGGTTGGCGAGGaagattatgaaaaatgtaacgTCGAAAATCCCATGAAGAAAATGGAGGATGGGTATTCTGTTTTGGAGTTGGATAGATCTGGGCCGTTTTATTTCATTTCTGGGATTCAACAAAACTGTGAAAATGGACAAAAAATCGTTGTGGTTGTTCTTGCTCCCAAACACCATAAtgctcctccgccgccgccgtcaaCTGGCGGCGATGCTCCGCCTAAAGGCTGTTCCTCAACGGCTTCGCCGGCCGGCGTGGCTCCCTGGGCTAGTCCTCACCGTCCCAGCGCCGCTCCGCCTAAAGGGCCTTCTGGCAGTGCTCCGGCGGGTTCTCCGCCGGCGTTTAATGCACCGGCAAAGCCTCCGGCGCCGGCGGGGACGCCCGAACCACCTTCGCCGGCTTATTCTGAAACTCCTTTACCAACGATACCAGTGTCGCCGGCGAAATCTCCTCCGGCTGGAGGGGGTTGTAACGGTTCGAGTATCCGAAGCGATCCGGCGAATGTTCATAACTCGCCGGCGAGTTCACCTCCACAGTCAACGTCAGCAGCAACAGCGGCAATCCATCTTTCAGCCATATTGGTTCCTACCTTCATACTTACTATGTGTTTTGCTTTTGGagaacttattattttttgttaa
- the LOC116015281 gene encoding uncharacterized protein LOC116015281, with product MSQSTQRMLREVKKFADLHYTLFTKRYGHQIRDILEFPVKVVLTPFTLPFDIAGSAQRGFGVPELISKLSYCTVFAIATIGTYDIALELGKKLVCTSDCGACNGWKALQCTMCKGSGMVQYQVKDYRLRRGEKPTAESIADAIADNRAELVHFPSVVDLHLPLPYKDCPNCDGTGSMMCPECKDKLPIKISIDNIMEPPWIPYNIMRKMDYPYEHIVDSMKNPSIAEFWLITLPQVVGGFEYDDDVKRKIWWQYKESMRYDQLRDEVAKRKPGWEYLQEALISIDPARARDDPVIVKNIPYYRAKKALETEVMKLHPPPRPQNWGELNLPLNASSWSEEDLKDPKTLYEMTVLLNAQREIAEKMLDAQWEANWREEKLNKMLEEKVQPYIQKIDNGVLSTPIVITRQNVTRKKKRWWFF from the exons ATGTCGCAAAGCACGCAGCGTATGCTGAGGGAGGTGAAGAAATTCGCTGACCTTCATTACACCCTCTTCACTAAGCGCTATGGCCACCAAATCAGGGACATTCTCGAGTTCCCAGTAAAGGTGGTCTTGACCCCCTTCACTCTCCCCTTCGACATTGCTGGCTCCGCCCAACGCGGCTTTGGCGTCCCCGAGCTCATTTCTAAGCTCTCCTATTGCACAGTCTTC GCAATAGCTACCATTGGGACGTATGATATTGCGCTGGAGCTGGGAAAGAAGTTGGTTTGTACAAG TGACTGTGGGGCCTGCAATGGGTGGAAGGCTTTACAGTGCACAATGTGCAAGGGGTCAGGGATGGTGCAATACCAGGTGAAAGATTACCGCCTGAGAAG GGGAGAGAAGCCAACAGCTGAATCCATTGCAGATGCCATAGCAGATAATCGAGCTGAGTTAGTGCACTTTCCTTCAGTGGTGGACCTTCATTTGCCACTGCCATATAAAGATTGTCCAAACTGCGACGGAACT GGTTCTATGATGTGCCCAGAATGCAAAGACAAGTTACCAATAAAGATATCTATAGATAAT ATAATGGAGCCTCCATGGATACCTTATAACATAATGAGAAAGATGGACTACCCATATGAG CATATAGTGGACAGTATGAAAAACCCCAGCATTGCCGAATTTTGGTTGATTACCTTGCCTCAGGTTGTGGGAGGATttgaatatgatgatgatgtcAAGAGGAAGATTTGGTGGCAATACAAG GAATCTATGCGATATGATCAACTAAGAGATGAGGTTGCCAAGCGAAAGCCTGGATGGGAGTATTTGCAAGAA GCCTTGATCTCAATCGATCCTGCCCGTGCTAGGGATGATCCTGTTATTGTGAAAAATATTCCTTATtacagggccaagaaggcattAGAAACTGAAGTAATGAAACTTCACCCTCCACCACGGCCTCAAAATTGGGGA GAGTTGAACCTTCCACTTAATGCATCTTCTTGGAGCGAAGAGGATCTCAAAGATCCAAAAACACTCTATGAAATGACGGTACTTCTTAATGCTCAAAGGGAAATTGCAGAGAAGATGCTGGATGCTCAGTGGGAAGCCAATTGGCGGGAAGAAAAG CTAAACAAAATGCTGGAGGAGAAGGTGCAACCATACATTCAGAAAATTGACAATGGTGTCCTCTCTACGCCTATCGTGATAACCCGACAAAATGTGACCCGAAAG AAAAAACGATGGTGGTTCTTTTAA
- the LOC116033412 gene encoding VQ motif-containing protein 4: MKKETKISMGIISKPLQDSTINSPNSNNGSGTISISSGTSPPLTPRSEVANNPYPTTFVQADTSSFKQVVQMLTGSSDATAKGFSIPPNKTPPKKQGFKLYERRNSLKNGLIISPLNSGSTFLKPEVLSPSILDFPALVLSPVTPLTDYPFVDKSSSEEEKAIAEKKFYLHPSPRTESQPPQLLPLFPVTSPRVSDTSSSS; this comes from the coding sequence atgaagaaagaaactAAAATTTCAATGGGAATCATCTCAAAACCTCTTCAAGATTCTACCATAAACTCACCAAACAGCAACAATGGCAGTGGTACAATCAGCATAAGCAGTGGTACTTCCCCACCATTAACCCCAAGATCTGAAGTAGCTAATAACCCTTACCCAACAACCTTTGTTCAAGCAGACACTTCATCGTTCAAGCAGGTTGTCCAGATGCTCACTGGTTCCTCGGACGCCACCGCCAAGGGATTCTCCATACCCCCAAACAAGACCCCTCCCAAGAAACAAGGGTTCAAGCTGTACGAGAGAAGGAACAGCCTCAAGAATGGGCTAATTATAAGCCCTTTGAATTCCGGGTCGACGTTCTTGAAGCCGGAGGTTCTGTCTCCGAGCATTCTTGATTTTCCGGCGCTCGTTCTCAGCCCCGTCACGCCGTTGACCGATTACCCGTTCGTCGACAAGTCTTCGTCCGAGGAGGAGAAAGCGATTGCTGAGAAGAAGTTTTACTTGCACCCATCTCCGAGGACCGAATCTCAGCCGCCGCAGCTCCTCCCTCTATTCCCGGTCACTTCGCCCCGAGTTTCCgacacttcttcttcttcttga
- the LOC115999452 gene encoding dynamin-related protein 5A-like has translation MTVPETPSPDQPCDANYGVKKELVNCDVGARKRQSRLIGSNKNPDNLRGQNVSLLFGSGDTNSRSASPYAEICSLAAKHFARMRDVLVEQSVSSTLNSGFLTPCRERLFVALGLDLFAVNDEKFMDMFVSPGSIDILQNERQSLQKRQKMLHSCLSEFKSVARGL, from the exons ATGACTGTACCAGAGACTCCATCTCCTGATCAACCTTGTGATGCCAACTATGGAGTAAAAAAAGAACTTGTGAATTGCGATGTTGGAGCAAGAAAACGGCAGTCTAGACTGATTGGCAGTAACAAAAATCCTGATAATTTGAGGGGCCAAAATGTAAGCCTCTTGTTTGGAAGTGGGGATACTAATTCAAGATCAGCCTCACCTTATGCAGAGATCTGTTCACTAGCTGCAAAACATTTTGCCAGAATGCGCGACGTTCTGGTTGAGCAAAGTGTGTCATCTACTTTGAACTCTGGCTTTCTTACTCCTTG TCGGGAGAGGCTCTTCGTGGCACTTGGATTGGATTTGTTTGCTGTCAATGATGAGAAATTCATGGACATGTTTGTTTCCCCTGGATCAATTGATATCCTTCAGAATGAACGCCAATCCCTTCAGAAGCGACAAAAGATGCTACATAGTTGCTTGAGTGAGTTCAAAAGTGTGGCTAGAGGACTTTGA